aaatGTGTTAAATGggttaaaattattattattttaattaataagatTATAAAATGAGTCAAATTGGATCGTGTTACGTAGATTGATCCACAAACTACCTATTTATAACTTATAACGGAGCACATACAAATTTAACCCAAACCCAATTCAAAAAATAGGCGAAACtgattttaagatatttttctttaagagCTGATTCTTTCTTTAATTATATTCTGACCCAGAGCAACCGCAGAAACTGACATCAACACCCTCGTGTCCTTCGTTTGTTTGGACAGAAAATAATTGTGGTATTTGTAGCATATTTTCCGGGGGAAAAAGGAGCAAATCTGAGActgagattgagagcagcagatGGCGAATATGAAAAATCAATCTCATTGTCTTCTTCTTTTGCTCGTATTAATAACTATTTTCTCGAGCCTAAAAACTACTAAAGCAGAGGTCATAACCCTAACAGCCGATACCTTCTCGGATAAGGTAggttatttttcttctctattttgattcattttgttttgattgtaaGATCAGATCCAAGGaactagggttagggtttttatttgCATATGCATTTGAATCGTGCTCTGGATTTAGTGTGTGGGATATTTTACGGCTAAGTTGAGccctaaaaattttataatctcTGAAAATGTTTTGGTTTGCCCTTTTCGTTCACGTATTGCTGCTATGATCTGTTCAAGATTTGGGCAACTTTGGGCTAGCTAATAGCAACTATTTTTGGGGTAAGGTTTAGTGTCAGGGTTGTAAGAATTTTTGTTTGGATGATTGAATCAATGGctgtgtttgaaagttaattgggATCGATCAAAGTGGTTTTAATGGGAGGGTTGTTGGAGATTTCATCCATTAGTGTGAAGTTTTTATGGTGGGAATCGTTCTTTATGACAAAATCTTAGGAATTTTTTCTGTGTAGTACTTCCCCAGTACGATGCCTGCCCTTCCGGGATTGAAATCACGGATAATAAAGATGGTTGAAATTGGAATCCCAGAGTGATGAGGGCGCCTGTATTGAGAATATTTTGTACTGTGCTCAGATTCTCAGTACAAATTGGGAAAAAGATCTaatcaattgaattttagattttcatGCTTTTAGGAccctaggaaaaaaaaaaaagaaagaaagaaaaaactcttCTAAGGTTAATATTTGAATTGGCCAAGGTTCAACTTcgtttgaaaagaaaataacatgaaTACGAAaccatcaattttcttttcttctgttcCTTTCACCTTCTTAGCTTCAAAGGCTATTTTTAGATACATCACTTATTGTTTGTGTATCTGTGTATTTCATTTAGGTGAAGGAGAAGGACACTGCATGGTTTGTGCAATTCTGCGTTCCTTGGTGTAAGCATTGGTAATTATGACCATCTGTTTTGGATTTGATAATAGGCTAGTTGCTCCTAATACTGTTATTTCATACTATTTGCTTATTAATTATGACTACATTGGGTTTCAGTAAGAATTTGGGTTCTCTGTGGGAAGACCTGGGGAAGATAATGGAAGGGGAAGATGAGATAGAGATTGGACAAGTTGACTGTGGTGTTAGTAAATCAGTTTGTTCCAAGGTGGATATTCATTCTTATCCAACATTTAAGGTCTTTTATGATGGAGAAGAAGTTGCAAAGTATCAAGGTAACTTCTAAATTTCGTCATTTGCTAGATGATTGGTTAGTATTTCTTATTTCATATAATctgtaattaatttttacagTTGTTTTATTATGCAAACAACTAAACTTAATCATTACTTTCAGATAATCAAAAGCTTTAGCCATTAGCATGGTTCTCTGTAAATAGAATCAACCAAGTAATATGTGTGACACATGGAAAACAAAGAGTCGTCAgattgaaaatgaaatcaaacagtGCTACATAGACTTGTACTTCCAAAAGAACttcttaaactttttttatgaGTAAAAGGTCTTCCTAATCCTATAGTAAGAAAAAACTTGTATATGCTTAGTTACACAGTCCACCCTTGTCTTAATAGCAGGTATGTGatgcctcttcttcttcctttttttttctactgCCACATGTCAGTTAATTTTTCCTACAAAACTAGTGTGCATACCCCACAGCACCAGAAAAGGTCAGAACCAACCAAGGGTTGGTGACAATTGAAGTGCTTAATCCAAGAGAGCTCTTAACTTAATGTGGAAGGCAGCTCACTACAATAAGATTAGGGAGGTGTGCATAAAATATGGCAACTCTGTCTCTGACACCTTAGAAGTAGGCAATGCACATGCATAGTTGTCCAGGAACATGTTTCAGAAATTTTGCTCTCTTTGGGGTGTCCTGGGTACTATCCTTGACAGTTAAGAGAGACTTTTCTCAGGTGGCATGATTCCTTGGTGGGCAAGAAACACAAAAAGGCTTGGAAGGCAGcccctatttttattttttggacaatttggaaggaaaggaataaaCTTGCCTTTGATAATGAGGAGCTGTCGGTTCAAAGGCTGAAAACTCCTTTGTTCGTACTCTTTGGGCTTGGACTAAGTTGTGTATAGATGAATGGTCTCTTCCTTTAATCATCTTTTTTGATTAGTTGGGCTCTAGATGAGAATGGGTGGTGTTTTTTATTACCCCTCTTTTTTGTAAATTCTTCTTTTTGGTGATAACTGGATACTTACTGTATGCTTCAGGTCACCCTTTGGGTGTCCtttcttcttgttcaatatattcttttttacctatcaaaaaaaataaggaaCATGTTTCAGAAATATGGTTTGCTAGTCAGACTATTGTTGTCCTTGATGCCAGAACCAAAAACACATCCTCTCTCAGGCATCCATCCAAGACATGTCATATTCATTGATAAATTTTTGTTGTCCATAGCTCAATGGTATCCTTGTGATTGGCTGAATGCAGCTGCATAGCATTTTTGTGGGACATTTGTGAGATATGTGGTTTTCTATGCGGACTAGTATTATCCTTGttttccaaatccaaagttCTGACCTTCTCCAACCCATCCACCTAAGATATGTTATAtctgttaattattttttattctatctttGGATCAACAGTATTACAGTAATTGGATGAATGATTTGGGAACAAAATTTTCCATCTCAGTATCTATGGAGTGCCTTTTTGAGTCATTACTAGTCTTATGCTGAGTTTGAAGGGGTTATTGATATTTATATGAATGTCGGGCCTCAACACAAGCTTCATGATGGATGCCTTTACCAATATCATGCATGGGTGAAGTTTATGTCTCAGCTCCTGTTAGGATCAGCTTTTGAGTAGCCAAAAGCTCTCTTTTAAGCTTAATAAGAGCTTTGTTACTtgtttaactatttttatttgaagatcatacggtttaaaaaagagtttaatATGAAAGTCAAAACCATGTTACTTATTGTAGAAGCACTATTTTGGTTTATGCAAAAagttatttcatgtttttttaatactaatattgTCCTTCAAAAATTGTAGCTTTGACTTCAACTTCAACTTCTAGGGTTCTAGCTAAAGTAAAACACCATAAAGGTATCCCAAAGGAGGCCTCACTTGAATATGACCTAAGCATTTAGGACTTTGTGGCACCTGCAAAACAGTTCCTATTCCATGTCTTTAATAAAACATGAGGTTTTGAATTCTGTTATTCATTCTAGTTATGTTTAGTGTTCTCTTCCTCTTCGTGTTCTATCATCTCTTTTTTTGTACCTACTTACATCTTTTCACCATTGCTATGATCCAGAGGGAAGGGATTCATCATTTTAGATACAAATAGGTGCCCCAGTTTCCATTTGCTATTTCCTTTTTTGACATTCTTGTTGATGTGGATCATAACCTTGTTCCACACTTATTTCATAATGATATAACATTGCACAGTGGATAAGACTGGGATTTCATGCATTTTACAATGCCCATGCACATAGGAAATTATGTGCCATTTGTCATGTAGCATAATGAGGTCTTAACACTGATTGTGGGatttaaaatttaggaaaccAACACCTTAAATGATCTTCTAGGAGACTAGTAGCCTAATGGCATTAGCAGCTGTGAGTGAGAGACTGTTGCACCTAGGGTGAGGATATCACCAGTGGTGATTCTGGTGAAATGCCAGATGCACTCCAATGTAAGTACCTACCAGCTGAAAAGAGGCTTCTCTTCTTGAGCTGTCAAGCCTGAATACAAGGGTTCAATTCTGTATTCAACCACCTTATGGAAAATAGCTGAAGGTTGAGTCTGCTTCCAAAGCCTTGGAAACAGGAACAGGACCAGGTTATAGCCTTCTCCATTTTTTAGTGACCTCTGAGAATCAGTGTGCACCAAACCACCATCTGGAATGGATTGACAAAATCAGTTCCATGATTTGATCATTCTCTGTTAATTTTATAACATTAGATTGAATATAGACCATAGATGTTATTCAAAGCATTCATGGTGATGGACGGTAATGATGGCGATAATATAAATCTACCGATTGCCACCATCTGGAGTGGATTGACAAAATCAGTTATCATTCTCTGTCCTTACTTTTATAACATTATATTGAATATAGAGCATAGATGTTATTCAAAGCATTCATTATGATGGACAGTAATGATGGCTATAATATAATTCTGCTGATAAATGATGATTGATGGTCTTGTTGGGGAGCATTGGCAATTCTGACAATGATGACAATCATCTGTTGACAATAGTAACCTGATAATTTCGGTGTTGATGCTATTGTCACGCTAGAAAGATTGATGCTTACTTTGACAACATTGCTTATAGTGTCACTATGATGGTCATCTGTTCATCTTCATTTAATGGGTGAGCATCTAGTTTGTAGGCATCTGGTTCTGTAACTTTGGTTCCTTGATTGAGTTTCAGTCTTCCAAATAGCCATTTTCAAGTTTCTTGTCTTACATATTTCGTATGAGTAGAAGaatattcttaaaagaaaaaaaaatgattttctgaAATTCTGTATAATCACCTTTGCTCTTCAATGATTTAATTTTCTTCTGAAGCCACAAAATAAAGCTATCATCTGCCATCAAACACATTGCTTGGAAGCTGCATTGCAAGTTCCCTAAAACAACTTTTTATACTAGATGCATGTAACTGAAATTATTGCTCTTTAGTGCATTCTTTGAGTTCTATGTCACTGAATTTAGAGAATTTTTACAACTGAAGGATACATTCTCTCTGTTGCCTACTGGATACATTAACAGGACCAAGGAATGTTGAGTCACTTAAAACATTTGTATTGGAAGAAGCAGAAAAAGCAGCAATGAAAGCAGAGCTCGAAAATGAGAAAGATTTGTAGTTAACTTGCAAGGTAAATCTCAGTTCTCATTGCTAGAGTTTCTTTTGTACAATTATTATAGAAGGAGCTTGAAATTTATTGGAGAGAATAAATGTGaaaccactccaagaagccttATTTTGATCTCCGTATTCTTTTGCAAATGACTTTCAACAAGGGGTAGTTGGTGCAATTCTTTGTTTCAGTGATCCTTAAAAAATTCACTAGTATTTGGCTTGACATTTAAATATTGTTGATCACTTGCAGATTTGAGCTTCCTAATAGTGGAACCGGGGAGGTTAACCCTTTGAGTGAAAGCAAGAAATGGAGAGAGGGCCATTTCCAACTCAGCCATCATGTGGTGAAATCCTAAGCAATGTGCTGTTTCCATTCTGTAATGTGATCAGCATGTGGTTAAGGGGCCACCTCTACCAACTTTGTTGACATTTTGTTTCTACCCAAGGGCTTGGCCAGCCCGCAGCATCCTGTTTGAGGAGGTTTGATGTTAAGTTTTTAGAAAgacattatttaaatttgatgcaaagaaaatttcataggGGCTACATTTTTTAGATGGTGTTGGGAGATGGAGATATTACTTTAGAACTCATGATCTAATGTTTGTGGAAAGACATTTGATTATTATTgtggtaaaattttattttggtgatCGTTATCTGAGTCGAATAAAGCTTCACAAACAATAAATACTGCATCTGAGGcttaaaaagagagaaatccatgtttggttttaatGGGATGATGATGAATCATATAAAGCCAAACAGCTCTTTATTCCTATTAAAACAATTCATAGACAATTAATAATTAGGCTACCAGGCTACCTCCTGGAATGCATGCATCATTGAGAATTCAAATGGATACGAGACATGAGGTTTTTCTAACCTTCCTTCAATACGAAGGGCATGGGCATACAATGACAAATCCCTCCcgacttttttttaattttaattcgaACTCTTGTAATCCTAATCTATGTTCCCCGAATCATAAATAGATTTATGTGGAGATACATAAATAGATTTATGATGTGCATATCCACATGTCACATTTTATCCGATATTACTCTTTaagattagaaaaaagaaaagggaaaattgtGCTTTTAATCCAATTGggtcaaaagaaaaatagtctTAAGTTCATAAAATCTACCCATTTAAGCTGAAAAAATAGTCTTAAGTCCATAAAATCTATCCATTTAAGCTGAAAGGTACGaaacttcaatattttttgaaatgcCCTTTACTCAatgtgaaaaaacaaaaacacaaaattcagattaaaaatcatatcaaaaacttaaaaataaataaaaatagaactcatcaaaataaaaattgaaaaatggtttttttttttaataaaagtagtaaaaaaaacatttttagagtaaaattgaaaaggaaaaaatatatattcgtaaaaaataaaatcgaatttccttttctaataaattgagtttttttaataaattattatttttaaataaatctttttttttttagaatttgaaatcacaatttttaaataaatttgaactttttttctcttaagtttttataattaatttaaaatatctttttaggATAAAACGgggataatttaaaaaaaaaaattgtaatacttttctaaataaatttgcgaattttttttaaaacaaagattattttgttttatataaatattttctaattcaaacaaaaattaatatttgtcaacaaaaaaaataaaagatattttataaataacatttttttatttaattaaataaaaaattagggtcTTTTTCAAGTCATTGTCACATGCAATCAACTaactgtttaaaaaatataatgtgTCATCTTCATAGGTATTTTTGTCTCTTAAAAGTTAATTTCAAGGTCCAATTGAAGCACAACTCTCCCAAAAGAAAAACAGGAATCTTTATGGTGTGATGTTATTGGATGGGTTGACTGAAATTTGCATAAGCAACCTACTTCCcattagtaaaaaaatattattacgAGAATCCATTTTGATAAAACATAAGATTCTGTGAATGAACTTCTAAAATAGCACTATCATATCATCTCCCCTATTCTTTCGCTTGAATAGCGATAGCCATgtattgtttcctatttctggtACAAGGAAATTTTGCTTTAATCATCAGTCTTATATCATTGTAAACCTCCCTCCATGATACACTAGAAATATTCAGATTTCTGCTATAATCATCAGTCTTAACAAAGTTTTGCTTCAAGAGATGGCTGTAGCTTTACACTGATGTAATGTACTGCACATTTTACAATGATACCAGCAATAAtattacaaatgaaattgaatcagtGCTGAATTTCAATTAAACCATCTTCCCAATATGCCACAAGTCTGAAACAAAGCTACATAAAACATGTGAATACTTGTATGGTTATTTCGCTAGATGGTATATAGACAGACAAGACAGTCAAACAAAAGCAACATTTCCAATATCAAAATGGGCAGGCAAAAATTGATCCAAATATTACCTGAAAGCAGTTATAAATAAATACTGATAAAACGGAGGATAAATTCATACCAAACACAAAATGATGCTAAAAAGCAATGTACCGAAATCCAAGATCCTGACAATAAACAGAAATTGAAATTGTTTATCAACCAAATGAAGCAACTCATCTGAGTACTGTAAAGTGACCAAAACAATAAACGGCAGCTATAGCTTCCACCTTCTATCAAGCACCCAGGTCTGCGTCCTTGCAAGTGAAATTAGAGAACTGAAATGAAAATCTCCAGAGCTGTACCCAAAActgccaaaatcaacaaaacaaaatcgAAAACAAATAACACCAATTAAAGACATAACTAGTCTATCTAGGATAAATATCCTCAAAGGCACATTTCACTTCTTCTTTGCTGCAGACTTGGTGACCTTGGCTCCAGATGGATCCTTCTTCTCCACGCTCTTGATGACTCCAACAGCAACAGTCTGACGCATGTCACGAACAGCAAAACGACCAAGTGGGGGATACTCGGAGAAAGTCTCCACCACCATGGGCTTGGTGGGAATCATCTTAACAAACCCTGCATCACCATTCTTCAAGAACTTGGGCTCTTTCTCAAGCTCCTTGCCAGATCGCCTGTCAATCTTGGTCAGTATCTCAGCAAACTTAACAGCAATGTGGGAGGTGTGGCAGTCCAGAACAGGGGCATAGCCATTTCCGATCTGACCCGGGTGGTTCATGATGATGACCTGGGAGGTGAAGTTGGCTGCCTCCTTAGCAGGGTCATCCTTGGAGTTGGAGGCAACAAACCCACGCTTGAGATCCTTCACAGCAACGTTCTTCACGTTGAAGCCAACATTGTCACCAGGCAAAGCCTCTGGGAGAGACTCATGGTGCATCTCAACAGACTTCACTTCAGTTGTCAGTCCAGAGGGGCCAAAGGTCACCACCATACCGGGCTTCAGGACACCAGTCTCCACACGTCCCACTGGGACAGTTCCAATCCCACCAATCTTGTACACATCCTGAAGAGGGAGTCGCAGTGGCTTGTCTGTGGGCCTCTTGGGCTCATTGATCATGTCCAGGGCCTCAAGAAGAGTTGGGCCCTTGTACCAGTCAAGGTTGGTAGACCTCTCTATCATATTGTCGCCCTCAAAGCCAGAGATGGGGACAAATGGAATCTTATCAGGGTTGTATCCAACCTTCTTCAGGTAGGAAGAAACTTCCTTCACGATTTCATCGTACCTTGCCTTGGAGTACTTTGGTGTTGTGGCATCCATCTACAAACCCATGTGATACAAGAAAATTAGTTTCCAATGTTAACTATTGAAACAAAAACATGGGTATGCTTATTCATGAAGCTCACCTTGTTACAGCAGCAAATCATCTGCTTCACACCAAGGGTGAAAGCAAGCAGTGCATGCTCACGGGTTTGTCCATCCTTGGAGATACCGGCTTCAAAACCACCAGTGGTGGAATCAATAATGAGAACAGCACAGTCTGCCTGTGAGGTACCAGTAATCATGTTCTTGATGAAGTCCCGATGACCAGGAGCATCAATAACAGTGCAGTAGTACCTGGTGGTCTCAAACTTCCACAAGGCAATATCAATGGTGATACCACGTTCACGCTCAGCCTTCAGTTTGTCCAACACCCAGGCATACTTGAAGGACCGCTTGTTCATTTCAGCTGCCTCCTTTTCAAACCTCTCGATAACACGCTTGTCAATACCTCCAAGCTTGTAGATCAAGTGACCAGTGGTGGTCGACTTGCCAGAGTCGACATGGCCAATGACGACAATGTTGATGTGAACCTTCTCCTTACCCATTATGAATTTTTAGCAGAAAAACTGAAATCTGATTGAATTAAAGATCAATTTCATGAATCCATATCATACAGCAATCTAAagccaaaaatatattttaagccACACAATTAGAATTGCAAAACCTTGTCAACTCCATACTtgaaacagaaaataaaaatcagattG
The sequence above is drawn from the Vitis riparia cultivar Riparia Gloire de Montpellier isolate 1030 chromosome 6, EGFV_Vit.rip_1.0, whole genome shotgun sequence genome and encodes:
- the LOC117915553 gene encoding protein disulfide isomerase-like 5-1 — translated: MANMKNQSHCLLLLLVLITIFSSLKTTKAEVITLTADTFSDKVKEKDTAWFVQFCVPWCKHCKNLGSLWEDLGKIMEGEDEIEIGQVDCGVSKSVCSKVDIHSYPTFKVFYDGEEVAKYQGPRNVESLKTFVLEEAEKAAMKAELENEKDL
- the LOC117915980 gene encoding elongation factor 1-alpha, with the translated sequence MGKEKVHINIVVIGHVDSGKSTTTGHLIYKLGGIDKRVIERFEKEAAEMNKRSFKYAWVLDKLKAERERGITIDIALWKFETTRYYCTVIDAPGHRDFIKNMITGTSQADCAVLIIDSTTGGFEAGISKDGQTREHALLAFTLGVKQMICCCNKMDATTPKYSKARYDEIVKEVSSYLKKVGYNPDKIPFVPISGFEGDNMIERSTNLDWYKGPTLLEALDMINEPKRPTDKPLRLPLQDVYKIGGIGTVPVGRVETGVLKPGMVVTFGPSGLTTEVKSVEMHHESLPEALPGDNVGFNVKNVAVKDLKRGFVASNSKDDPAKEAANFTSQVIIMNHPGQIGNGYAPVLDCHTSHIAVKFAEILTKIDRRSGKELEKEPKFLKNGDAGFVKMIPTKPMVVETFSEYPPLGRFAVRDMRQTVAVGVIKSVEKKDPSGAKVTKSAAKKK